In the Puntigrus tetrazona isolate hp1 chromosome 9, ASM1883169v1, whole genome shotgun sequence genome, one interval contains:
- the gpr161a gene encoding G-protein coupled receptor 161 has protein sequence MNNSKNGTAVANSTNSLYDDGLVVLESVSIIIIAILACLGNLVIVVTLYKKPYLLTPSNKFVFSLTLSNLLLSVLTLPFVTASSVRRDWMFGVVWCNFTALLHLLVSSSSMLTLGAIAIDRYYAVLYPMIYPMKITGNRAVVAIVYVWLHSLVGCLPPLFGWSAFEFDRFKWTCTVAWHKEISYTAFWVTWCCLLPLAAMLICYGVIFRVARIKARKVYCGSVVVPQEESSSQKNGRKNSNTSTSSSGSRRSLVYSGSQCKAFVTILVVLGTFLTTWGPYVVVISTEALWGKESVSSQMETLVSWLSFTSAVCHPLIYGLWNKTVRKELLGMCFGDRYYRESFVIRHRTSRLFSISNRITDLGMSPHLTAMLVGGGQLLGRGSSTGDTGFSYTQDSATDVMLLDNYTSEPSHSAHCAANKRRSSVTFEDQVDQIPKGDPSIVQVTADIHKSLDSFASSLAKAIENDAKLQLFGEWTQIPTSLFTVRNTQRAPRYLDGQRLRMESIDEGIVKDDDEDDNEEDEEKIGDTSM, from the exons ATGAACAACTCTAAGAATGGGACAGCGGTGGCCAACTCCACTAACAGCCTGTATGATGACGGGCTTGTGGTCCTGGAGTCCGTCTCTATCATCATCATAGCCATACTGGCATGTCTGGGGAATCTGGTCATTGTGGTGACCCTATATAAGAAGCCCTATTTACTCACACCCAGTAACAAGTTTGTCTTCAGCCTGACTTTGTCCAATTTGCTGCTCTCGGTCCTAACGCTTCCCTTCGTTACGGCCAGCTCGGTGCGTCGAGATTGGATGTTTGGAGTGGTGTGGTGTAACTTCACAGCACTTCTCCATCTACTCGTAAGCTCATCCAGCATGCTTACACTGGGAGCCATTGCCATTGACAG GTACTACGCTGTTTTATATCCCATGATCTACCCCATGAAAATCACAGGAAATCGAGCTGTGGTCGCCATCGTTTATGTGTGGCTTCACTCCCTGGTTGGATGCCTGCCCCCACTTTTCGGTTGGTCCGCTTTTGAGTTTGACCGCTTCAAGTGGACCTGTACAGTGGCTTGGCACAAAGAGATCAGCTATACTGCCTTCTGGGTTACGTGGTGCTGCCTTCTGCCACTGGCGGCCATGCTGATCTGCTATGGCGTCATCTTCCGCGTGGCCCGCATCAAAGCTCGCAAGGTTTACTGCGGAAGTGTGGTGGTGCCTCAAGAGGAGTCCAGTTCTCAGAAAAATGGTCGCAAGAACTCCAATACTTCCACATCTTCTAGTGGAAGCCGCAGGAGCCTGGTCTACTCTGGGAGCCAATGCAAGGCTTTCGTCACCATTCTGGTGGTTCTGGGGACGTTTCTGACCACTTGGGGTCCATATGTAGTAGTTATCAGCACTGAAGCACTGTGGGGTAAAGAAAGTGTTTCTTCACAAATGGAGACGCTGGTCTCCTGGCTGTCCTTCACAAGTGCTGTGTGTCATCCTCTTATTTATGGGCTGTGGAATAAGACAGTACGCAAGGAGCTGTTGGGTATGTGTTTTGGCGACCGCTACTACAGAGAGTCTTTTGTTATACGGCACCGTACATCTCGTCTCTTTAGCATCTCCAACCGGATAACTG ATTTGGGAATGTCTCCTCATCTGACGGCCATGCTAGTGGGTGGTGGGCAGCTCCTGGGCCGTGGAAGTAGCACGGGAGATACTGGCTTCAGCTACACCCAGGACTCAG CTACAGACGTCATGCTGTTGGACAACTACACCTCGGAGCCCTCCCACTCAGCCCACTGTGCTGCCAATAAGAGGAGAAGTTCTGTCACATTCGAGGACCAAGTGGATCAGATTCCTAAAG GTGACCCCTCGATAGTCCAAGTGACGGCAGACATCCATAAGTCTTTGGACAGCTTTGCGTCGTCTCTGGCTAAGGCTATAGAGAACGATGCCAAGCTTCAACTCTTTGGCGAATGGACTCAAATTCCAACAAGTCTGTTCACAGTGcgaaacacacagagagctcCCCGTTACCTGGATGGACAGAGACTCAGGATGGAAAGCATAGATGAAGGAATAGTTAAAGATGATGACGAGGACGACAATGAAGAGGATGAAGAAAAAATAGGTGACACTTCCATGTAG